The following proteins come from a genomic window of Vidua chalybeata isolate OUT-0048 chromosome 2, bVidCha1 merged haplotype, whole genome shotgun sequence:
- the LOC128783510 gene encoding oligodendrocyte transcription factor 2, with protein sequence MDSDASLVSSRPSSPEPDDLFLTARNKGSGGGFTGGTVSSSTQSDSPPELSAELRSAMSAAGVVVVDKLGFKSSSSSSSSSSSSSSKKDKKQMTEPELQQLRLKINSRERKRMHDLNIAMDGLREVMPYAHGPSVRKLSKIATLLLARNYILMLTNSLEEMKRLVSEIYGGHHAGFHPAACPGGMGAHSAPLPGHPGHPASHPVHHPILPPAAVSSASLPGSGLSAVSSIRPPHGLLKSPSAAAAAAAAAAPLGSSFQHWGGMPCPCSMCQVSAPPHHHVSGMGTASLPRLATDTK encoded by the coding sequence ATGGACTCGGACGCCAGCCTGGTTTCCAGCCGCCCGTCCTCCCCGGAGCCCGATGACCTCTTCCTCACGGCCAGGAATAAAGGCAGCGGCGGGGGCTTCACGGGCGGCACCGTGTCCAGCTCCACGCAGAGCGACTCCCCGCCGGAGCTGAGCGCCGAGCTGCGCAGCGCCATGAGCGCTGcgggggtggtggtggtggacaAGCTGGGCTTCAAGTCCTCGTCGTCgtcctcctcctcgtcctcctcttcctcctccaagAAGGACAAGAAGCAGATGACGGAGccggagctgcagcagctgcggCTGAAGATCAACAGCCGGGAGCGCAAGCGGATGCACGACCTGAACATCGCCATGGACGGGCTGCGGGAGGTGATGCCCTACGCGCACGGCCCGTCGGTGCGCAAGCTCTCCAAGATCGCCACGCTCCTGCTGGCGCGCAACTACATCCTCATGCTCACCAACTCCCTGGAGGAGATGAAGCGCCTGGTCAGCGAGATCTACGGCGGCCACCACGCCGGCTTCCACCCCGCCGCCTGCCCCGGCGGCATGGGCGCGCACTCGGCGCCGCTGCCCGGCCACCCGGGCCACCCGGCCTCGCACCCCGTGCACCACCCCATCCTGCCCCCCGCCGCCGTCTCCAGCGCCTCCCTGCCCGGCTCCGGCCTCTCGGCCGTCAGCTCCATCCGGCCCCCGCACGGGCTCCTCAAGTCGccctcggccgccgccgccgccgccgccgccgccgccccgctgggcagcagcttccagcactGGGGGGGGATGCCGTGCCCCTGCAGCATGTGCCAGGTGTCGGCCCCGCCGCACCACCACGTCTCCGGCATGGGCACCGCCAGCCTGCCCAGATTAGCCACCGACACCAAATGA